GGCAACTTCCCGGTCTTCCGGCGTCCGCTGACCCAGTGGATGATGCGGATCACCGCCTACTCCGAGCGGCTGCTGGCCGACCTGGACCGGCTGGAGTGGTCGGACTCGCTGAAGCAGATGCAGCGCAACTGGATCGGCCGCTCCACCGGCGCCCGGGTCCGGTTCGGTGACATCGAGGTCTTCACCACCCGCCCGGACACCCTGTTCGGCGCCACCTACCTGGTGCTGGCCCCCGAGCACCCGCTGGTCGACGCACTGACCGCCGGGTCCTGGCCCGCGGACGCCGACCCGCGCTGGACGGCCGGCGCGGCCACCCCGGCCGAGGCGGTCGCGGCCTACCAGCTGCAGGCCTCCCGCCGCTCGGAGATGGACCGTCAGGCCGAGGGCCGGGACAAGACCGGAGTCTGGCTGGGGACGACGGCGGTCAACCCGCTGACCGGCCGCGACCTGCCGGTCTTCATCGCCGACTACGTCCTGACCGGCTACGGCACCGGCGCGATCATGGCCGTGCCGGGGGAGGACACCCGCGACTTCGAGTTCGCGGAGGCGTTCGGGCTGCCCGTGGTCCGCACCGTGCAGCCCCCGGAGGACTTCGCCGGCGGTGCCTACACCGGGTCCGGCCCCATGATCAACAGCTCCAACGACCAGCTGTCGCTGGACGGGCTGGACAAGGCCACCGCGATCGCCACCGTCACCGAGTGGCTGGTCGCGGGTGGGCACGGTGAGTCGACGACGACCTACAAGCTGCGCGACTGGCTGTTCAGCCGGCAGCGCTACTGGGGCGAGCCGTTCCCGATCGTCTACGCCGTCGACGGTCCCGACGCCGGCCTGCCGGTCGCCGTCCCGGCCGACCAGCTGCCGGTGCTGCTGCCCGACGTCGACGACTACTCCCCGAAGACCTTCGCCGACGACGACGCCACCTCCGCCCCCGAGCCGCCGCTGTCCCGGGCGACCGAGTGGACGACGGCCACCCTGGACCTGGGCGGCGGGCCGCGGGAGTACCGGCGCGAGACCAACACGATGCCCAACTGGGCCGGCTCCTGCTGGTACTACCTGCGCTACCTGGACCCGGCCGACGACGAGCAGTTCGTCGACCCGTCGCTGGAGGCCTACTGGATGGGCCCCCGCTCCGAGGGCGACGTCGGTGGCGTGGACCTGTACGTCGGCGGTGTCGAGCACGCCGTCCTGCACCTGCTGTACGCCCGGTTCTGGCACAAGGTGCTCTTCGACCTGGGCCACGTGTCCTCCGAGGAGCCCTTCCGCCGGCTGGTGAACCAGGGCTACATCTCGGCCTACGCCTACACCGACTCCCGGGGCTTCTACGTGCCCGCGGCCGACGTCGTGGAGCGGGACGGTGCCTTCTTCTACGAGGACCAGCCGGTCGACCGTGAGTACGGGAAGATCGGCAAGAGCCTGAAGAACATGGTCACCCCCGACGAGATGATCGGGGCCTACGGCGCCGACACCTTCCGGGTCTACGAGATGTCCACCGGTCCGCTGGAGCAGTCCCGCCCGTGGGACACCAAGGCCGTCGTCGGGTCGCAGCGGCTGCTGCAGCGGGTCTGGCGGGTGGTGGTCGACGAGACCACCGGTGAGGTCCGCGCGGGCGAGGACGCCCTGCCCGTGGACACCGCCAAGGCCCTGCACCGCGCGGTGGACGGGGTCCGGGACGGGCTGGCCACGCTGCGCTTCAACGTGGCCATCGCCCGGATCGCCGAGCTGACCAACCACCTGACCCAGGCCTACGGGCAGGCCGGGCCGGTGCCGCGGCAGGTCTGCGAGTGGCTGACCCTGCTGGTCTCCCCGCTGGCCCCCCACGTGGCCGACGAGCTGTGGTCGAGGCTGAGTCACGACGGGTCCGCTGCCTGGACGCCGTTCCCGGTCGCCGACCCGGCGCTGCTGGTGGACGACACCGTGACCGTGGTCGTCCAGGTCAACGGCAAGGTGCGGGCCCAGGTCGCGGTGCCGGCCGACGCCGATGCCGCGGCACTGGAGGCAGCAGCCCGGGCCGACGAGCGGATCGTCGGTCAGCTGGAGGGGAAGACCGTCCGCCGGGTCATCGCGGTGCCCGGGCGGCTGGTCAACTTCGTGGTGGGCTGACCTCGGCCCCCTCGGGGGCCGGGTCGGCCGGGCGGACCTCGATGCCGACGCCGAGCGGCCCCCGGCGCCCCGCGCGCCGGGCCGCCAGGCTCGAGCCGAGCCGGGAGAGCCGGTACTGCCACCCGTAGCGGTCGGCCATCGCCGCGTCCAAGCGGGGCCAGGCGTCGGCGGGCAGCAGCGTCGCCGTGCCGCGCACGTGCGGCCCGCGGACCCGGCCGCGGGCGTCGCAGTCGGCGAGCAGCACGTCGACCGTGTGCCGGATCCGCTTGACCTTGCCGGCCCCGGGGTTGGTCCAGACCAGGCGCGCCTCGCCGTCGAGGGCACACCAGACGGGGGTGGTGACGGGCGTCCCGGTGCGGCGGTAGGTGGTCAGCGCGACGTAGCGGCCGGCCGGGAGCCCGCTCATCCGACGAGAGTCGGGGTGAGCACGGCGCGCATCGCGGCCTCGACCGGGTCCAGCAGCTCGGCCACCGGGACGTCGCGACCCAGCTCGGCGGTCAGCGAGGTGACCCCGGCGTCGACGATCCCGCACGGGATGATGCTGCCGAAGCCGGCGGACAGGTCGGGGTCGCAGTTCAGCGCGAAACCGTGCATGGTCACGCCCTTGGCCACCCGGACGCCGATCGCGGCGATCTTGCGGTCGGGCCCGCGCTCGTCGGCCCGCACCCACACCCCGCTGCGGCCCTCGACCTGCTCGACGGTGACGCCGAGGTCGGCGCACACGCCCATGAGGGCCACCTCGAGGCGGCGGACGTGGGCCACGACGTCGACCGGGTCGGGCAGCGCCACGATGGGGTAGCCGACGAGCTGACCGGGGCCGTGCCAGGTGATCTTGCCGCCCCGGTCGACGTCGACGACCGGGGTGCCGTCCTGGGGCTTCTCGTGGTCCAGCGTGCGGCGGCCGGCGGTGTAGACCGACGGGTGCTCCAGCAGCAGCATCGTGTCCGGGCCGGTGCCGGCCACCCGCGCGGCGTGCAGCTCGCGCTGGCGGGCCCAGGCCTGCTCGTAGTCGACGGTCCCTGCCCGCACCACCTGCAACTCGGTCACGGGGTCCAGCCTAGGCCCGGCCCGAGGCCGGTGGGCCGGGTCACCGCAGCCGCCGGGGGACGATCCGGGTCTCGGTCACCTCGGTGCCGTCCTCGGGTTGGCCCGGGGTGCGCTCGACGTGCCAGCCCGAGACGCCCGGCCGGTCGGCGACCGCCTCGACGAGCTCGGTGCCCATGTAGACCAGACCCACGCCGTCCTCGCTGGCGTACCCGGCGGGCAGCGTCCGGTCCCCGACCCACTGCCGGTAGCGCGGCCTGCGGTGGGGCTCGGAGTCGTGGTGCACCGAGGTGGAGAACGGCAGCAGCCCCAGGGCGTCGGTCACCGGTGCGAGGTCGGGGCCGAAGGAGTCGGTGCTGCCCCCGGTGTGCCAGCAGATCGCCCCGGCGGACACCCCGCCGAGCACCACCCCCGCCCGCCACGCCTCGGCGAACACCTCGTCCAGCCCGTGGGCGCGCCACACCGCCAGCAGGTTCACCACGCTGCCGCCACCCACCCACACCACGTCCTGGGCGAGCAGGTGCGCCCCCACGTCGGCCACCGTCGGCATCGGGAACAGGCTCAGGTGGGAGACCTCGACGTCCCGGCCGGCGAAGGCCGCGTAGAAGGCCCCCACCCGGGCCGGGTCGTCGCCGGTGGCGGTGGCCAGGTGGCAGATCCGTGGCCGGGAGGGGGCTCCGGCCAGGGAGAAGGCCAGGTCGAACACCGGCCCGGGGGACCAGTCGTACGGGCCGCGGCCGCGGGAGTCGAAGCCGATGCTGGTGGCCAGCACGGTCGGGGCGGACGCCGTCACCGGCCGTCCCCCACCGGTCGCAGCCGCCGCAGCACGGCCCGCGCCGTCCGCGCACCACTGGCCATCGCGCCCTGGATCGACGGGGTGTCCCGGTGGTCGCCGCAGACGTAGAGCCCACCGCCCAGGTCGATCGGCTGCCGGGAGCGCAGCGGGACGGTGACCGCCGGCTGGGCGCCGGTGACGGTGACGCTGGTGAGGTGCTCGAGGTCGGCCACGGACACGCCCTGGGCCTGCGCCACCTCGGCCCGCACCTCGGCCTCGCTGGTGGGGGCCAGCGTGGAACTCGCGACCAGGGCGCGCCCGTCGGGGCTGTAGGCCGGCTGGGCGTCGCTGACCACGACGGAGTTCACCAACCGCCCGCCCGGCTGCCCCAGCACGATCAGCGGCTCGTCCCACGGTGAGGCGGGCAGGACGTGCAGGTGCGTGGTGACCTGGCGGGGTGCCGAGGCGGGCAGGGGGGCGAGCAGGCGGGCCGCGGTGTCGGGGTCGGTGGCGACCACGACGGCACCGGCGGTGATCGTGCCGGCGCTGGTGCGGACCCGGTCGCCGGACACCTCGAGCACCTCGGTGGACAGGTGCCGGACCTCGGGGGGCAACCGGTCGGCCAGCTGCTCGCCGATCGCCCGCATGCCCCGGGCGGGCAGCCCGATGCGGCCGCGGACGAAGCTGCGCCACAGCAGGTCGAGGTAGCGGCTGGAGGTGGTCAGCTCCGACTCCAGCAGCACGCCGGACAGGAACGGCCGGAAGAACCGTTCCAGGGCGTCCTCGCCGACCCGGGCCCGGCGCAGCGCCTCCTCGGCGGTGCGCTCGCGGGCGTGCAGCAGCCGGTCGACGGGCAGGTACCCGGCCCGGGCGGAGAACGCCCCGATGGCCGCCTCCTGCAGCAGGTTGCCCAGGGGGGCGCGCACGGTGTCCAGCGTCGCCTGCGGGTGCTTGCGGGGGTCGACGACCCGGTGCGGGGTGCCGTCCACCCGGACGATCGCCCCGGTCCAGAACCAGCCCAGGTCCAACGCGGTCAGGTCGAGGTCCGCGGCCACGCGGGGGTAGCCGGTGTTGAGCACCTGGAAGCCGCGGTCGACCAGGAAGCCGTCGACCTCCTCGGTGGTCACCCGCCCGCCCACGTGGGCGGCGGCGTCGACCAGGTGGACGTCGCGGCCGGCCGCGCTCAGCCGGGTGGCCACCGACAGCCCGGCGAGCCCGGCACCGACGACGACGACCTCGGCACGACCAGGCAACGACATGCCCCGAACCTAGGCGTCCGGACGCCGGACGACCTCCCGGCGCAACCGGTCTGTGGACGGCGCCGGGACCTGTGGACGACGGACGACGGGTGTCTGCCCGGGGCCCTAGCGTCCGGCCGGTGTCCACCCCTGAGGCTCCCGACCCGGTCCGGCGCCGGACCCCCGTCGTGCCCGGCTACGTGCTGGAGGAACGGCTGGGCCGCGGCGGCACCGGGGAGGTCTGGCGGGCCCGCCCCCGTGGCGGTGGACCCCCGGTGGCGGTCAAGGTGCTGGTACGAGGCGACCCCGACCGGCAGACCCGTGAGGCCGAGCTCCTCGGGCAGCTGGACCACCCGCACCTGGTGGCGCTGCACGAGGTGGTCCGGCGCGAGGTGCGTGGCGGCCCGGCCGAGGTCTCCCTGGTGCTGGACCTCCTGGAGGGCGGCAGCCTGGCCCAGCTGCTGGCGCGGCGGGGCCGGCTGCGCCCGGGGGAGGTGGTCACCGCCGTGGCACCGGTCGCCGCGGCGCTCGCCCACGCCCACGAGCGGGGCATCGTGCACGGGGACCTCGCGCCGGGCAACGTCGTCTTCACCGCCGAGGGGCGTCCGGTGCTCACCGACCTCGGCGTCGGACGGGTGCTGGGGGAGGACGGTGACACCGGGGGCGTCACCCCGCCCTACGTCGACCCGGTGGTCGCCCGGGGCGGGGCACCGGGTCCGGCCTCGGACGTCTTCGGGGTGGCCGCGGCCGCCTTCCACGCGCTCACCGGGGTGCCGCCGTGGAACGCCGCGGGGCCGGCGGACACCCTCACGGTGGCGGCGGTAGGGGAGGTGCCCGACCTGGCCCTGCTGGCCCCCGAGGCGCCTCCCGAGCTGATCGCGGTGGTCGTCCGCGGTCTGTCACCGCACCCGCACCTGCGGGGAACGGCAGCCGCGTTCGCGTTGGACCTGCGGCACGCCTGCAGACCCGAACGGATCGCCATGCCCCGCACCGGGGTGCCCGACGCCGACCTGGCGCGCACCGGGCAGGTCTCCCGGACGGAGCTGACCCACCAGGTCCGGCGGCCCCAGCGGGCGCACGCAGCCCCGGCGGGGGAGGGGCGGGTGGCCCGGTGGCGGCGGACCGGTGCCGACCGGGTGGACGGACCCCGGGTGGTCGCGGTCACCCGCCGCGTGGGCGGCGCCCTGGGGGCGGTGGCACTGGTGGTGGGTGCCGTCTGGCTGGGGGTGCAGTGGGGAGGCACCGGCCGGGCCGACCCGGTGCCGGCGGCGCAGCAGGCCGCGGTGGCCCCGACACCGACAGCGAACCAGGCCACCACGAGCGCACCCGCTCCCACCCCGGGGCCCGTGCCGACAGCCACCCCTGCGCCGGCCGACGACACGGCGACACCGACGGACGAGGCGGGGTGGCGGGCCGTCCTCGAGCAGCTGTACCAGCGCCGGGCCACCGCCCTGGTGGACGGGACCGCGGACCGCTTGGACGGCGTCTACACGGCTGACAGCCCGCTGGGGGCCCAGGACACCGCCTGGCTGGAGGAGCTGACGGTGTCGGGGGCGGACCTGCAGTCGTTCTCACCCCGGGTGCTGGCGGTGACCGGCGTCCAGGTGCTGCCGGACGGGTCGGGGGCCACGGTGCAGCTGGTGGACGAGGTGCCCGGCTACGCGCTCCGGGGTGCCGACGGCGCGCACCAGGACGTCGCTGCCCGGGGAGGGGCCGCGGTGGCCCTCACCCTGGCCCGCACCCCGGACGGCTGGCGCATCGACACCGCGGTGGCCACCGGGTGACGCCGCCGGGGTCAGGACTGGGCGACGGCCCAGCGCAGCGCGGACTCCACGTCCCCGTGGGTGAACGTGTAGCCGGCGTCCATGAGGACGCGGGGGAGTGCCCGCTGGCCGCCGAGGACGCCGGCCTGGGCGAACTCACCGAGCACCAGGGACAGTGCGAAGCCCGGGACCGGGATGAGCGTGGGCCGCGAGAGCACCCTGCCCAGGGCCGCGGTGAAGGCCGCGTTGGTGACCGGCTCGGGACCGGACAGATTGACCGGGCCTGCGGCCTCCGCGGTGAGCAGGAAGCGGATCGCGTCGACCTCGTCCCGCAGGCTGATCCAGGGCCACCACTGGTCGCCCGAGCCGAGCTTGCCGCCCACGCCGAGTGCGAACAGCGGCTTCAGCTTGGCCATCATCCCGCCCTTGCCCAGCACGAGACCGGTGCGCAGGTGGGCCACCCGGATGCCGGCCTGCTCGGCGGGCTCGGTGGCGGCCTCCCACTGCACGCAGACGTCGGCGAGGAAGTCGCCCCCGGCCGGGGAGGTCTCGTCGAGCACCTTGTCGCCGCCGTCCCCGTAGTACCCGACGGCCGAGGCCGAGAGCAGCACACGGGGGCGCGAGGGGTCGGCTGCCGCGGCCTGGGCGAACGCCGAGCTCACGGTGCGGGTGCTGTCGACCCGGCTGGTGACGACCTCGCGCTTGTAGTCGTCGGTCCAGCGCTTGTCCCCGATGCCCACTCCGGCGAGGTTGACCACCGCGTCGACGTCAGCGAGGACACCGTCGTCGAGCTGGCCGTGGGAGGGGTCCCACCGGTGCTCGTCGGCCGTGCGGGGGGTGCGACGGACGAGCCGTCGGACGTCGTGCCCGTCGGCGCGCAGGGTGCGGACGAGCTCGGTACCGACCAGACCGGACGAACCGGTGACCGCGATCTGCATGGTGGGGAGGACCTCCGGGGCGGGGACGGGGCTGGGGTCGTGCGGCGCGGCACCGGGCCGGACGGTGGTGAGACCCGTTCGTGCCCGCGGCCGCCCGACCTGACACCTCGGGCCCCGGCAGTCGACTGCCGGGGCCCGAGGTGTGCGGTGCGGGGTGGCTCAGCTCAGGCCGAGCTCCCCCTGGAACTGACCGGCCTCCAGCCGCTCCTTCACCGTGGTGAGGAAGCGGGCGGCGTCGGCGCCGTCGACGATGCGGTGGTCGTAGGACAGGGCCAGGTAGACCATCGACCGCACGGCCACGACCTCGCCGAGGTCGGCGTCCTGCACGACGACCGCGCGCTTGACCACCGAACCGGTGCCCAGGATGGCGACCTGGGGCTGGTTGATGATCGGGGTGTCGAACAGGGCGCCCCGGCTGCCGGTGTTGGTCAGCGTGAAGGTGCCGCCACCCAGCTCGTCCGGGGTGATCTTGTTCGTCCGGGTCCGCTCGGCCAGGTCGGCGATCTTGCGGGCGATCCCGGCCAGGCTGAGGTCACCCGCGTCGGCGATCACCGGCACGAGGAGACCCCGCTCGGTGTCCACCGCGACGCCCAGGTTCTCCGCGTCGTGGTAGGTGACCGTGCCGGCCTCCATGTCCAGCGAGGAGTTCACCGTCGGGTGCGCCTTGAGGGCCTCGATGGCCGCCTTGGCGAAGAACGGCAGGAAGGACAGCTTGACGCCCTCGCGGGCGGCGAAGTCGTCCTTGGCCTGGGCGCGGAGCTTGGCCACCCGGGTGACGTCGACCTCGACCACGGTGGTCAGCTGGGCGCTGACCTGCAGCGACTCGACCATCCGCTTGGCGATGACGGTCCGCAGACGCGACAGCTTCTCCGTGCGACCGCGCAGGGCGGACGCAGCGGGAGCCGGGCTCCCACCGGCGGCGGGCTTGGCGGCCGCCGCCGGGGCCGCCGCGGCCGGGGCAGCGGGGGTCTCGACGGGCGCGGGCTTCTCGGCCGCGGCGAGCACGTCCTGCTTGCGGATCCGCCCACCGACGCCGGTGCCGGTCAGGGTGGACAGGTCCACGCCGTTCTCGGCAGCCAGTCGCCGGACCAGCGGCGTGACGTACGCACCGCCGCCGTCACCGGAGGGGGCCGGAGCCTGCTTCGGCGCCGCGGCCGGGGCGGAGACGGCAGCGGGGGCGCTGGCCGCCGGTGCCGGCTCGGGCTCCGGCTCGGCCTGGGTGGTCTCGGCCGAGGCCGGGGGACCGCTGTAGTCGTTGGTGCCCGAGGCGTCGGTCGCCGAGGGCTGCTCGGGAGCGGCGGGCTTCTCGGGCTCGGCCGCCGGGGCGGACTCCGACGACCCACCCGACCCACCCGACCCGCCGATGATCGCCAGGTCGGCGCCGACGTCGACGGTCTCGTCCTCGGCGACCAGGATCTTCGTCAGCACGCCGGCGGCGGGCGAGGGGATCTCGGTGTCGACCTTGTCGGTGGAGACCTCGAGGAGGGGCTCGTCGAGCTCGACGGTGTCGCCCTCGGCCTTCAGCCAGCGGGTGACGGTGCCCTCGGTGACGCTCTCGCCCAGGGCCGGCATGGTCACCGGGGTGCCCTCACCGGACCCTCCGGAGTCGCCACCGGAGGCAGCAGCCGGTGCGGCCGGTGCCGGCTCGGGCTCGGCGGCGGGCTCCTCGGCCGGGGCCTCGGCAGCCGGCTCCTCGGTCGCCGGCTCGTCCGCAGCGGGCGAGCCGCCGTCCTCGCCACCGATCACCGCGAGCTCGGCGCCGACCTCGACGGTCTCGTCCTCGGCGACGACGATCTTGGTCAGCACACCGGCGGCGGGCGACGGGATCTCGGTGTCGACCTTGTCGGTGGAGACCTCGAGGAGGGGCTCGTCGACCTCGACGGTGTCACCCTCCTGCTTGAGCCAGCGGGTGACGGTGCCCTCGGTGACGCTCTCGCCCAGGGCGGGCATGGTGACGGACGTCGGCATCGAGTGCAGTTCTCCTCAGGTCAGGGGTGGGGTGGGGCAGGGTCAGCTGTGCGAGTGCAGCGGCTTGCCGGCGAGGGCCATGTGCGCCTCGCCCATGGCCTCGCTCTGCGTGGGGTGCGGGTGGATGAGGGAGGCGACCTCGTCGGGCAGGGCCTCCCAGTTGTAGATGAGCTGGGCCTCGGCCACGAGCTCACCGACCCGGGCGCCGACCATGTGCACGCCGACGACGGGGCCGTCCTTGGCGCGGACGAGCTTGACCGCGCCGGCGGTCTTGAGGATCTGGCTCTTGCCGTTGCCGCCCAGGTCGTAGGTGAGCGCCTCGACCTCGCC
This sequence is a window from Geodermatophilaceae bacterium NBWT11. Protein-coding genes within it:
- a CDS encoding leucine--tRNA ligase, yielding MSQPSPDAVPAHRYTPALAQQIELAWQDRWEAEGTFHTPNPTGHLAAGFERVADRPKAFVMDMFPYPSGAGLHVGHPLGYLGTDVTSRFLRMDGHNVLHPMGYDAFGLPAEQFAVQTGQHPRVTTEANIAAISAQLRRLGVDHDTRRTFATIDPGYYRWTQWIFTQVFGAWFDTAADKARPIEELVAELDAGTREPDTNPFDRPWAQLTEVERRQVVDLHRLAYLNQAPVNWCPGLGTVLSNEEVTADGRSERGNFPVFRRPLTQWMMRITAYSERLLADLDRLEWSDSLKQMQRNWIGRSTGARVRFGDIEVFTTRPDTLFGATYLVLAPEHPLVDALTAGSWPADADPRWTAGAATPAEAVAAYQLQASRRSEMDRQAEGRDKTGVWLGTTAVNPLTGRDLPVFIADYVLTGYGTGAIMAVPGEDTRDFEFAEAFGLPVVRTVQPPEDFAGGAYTGSGPMINSSNDQLSLDGLDKATAIATVTEWLVAGGHGESTTTYKLRDWLFSRQRYWGEPFPIVYAVDGPDAGLPVAVPADQLPVLLPDVDDYSPKTFADDDATSAPEPPLSRATEWTTATLDLGGGPREYRRETNTMPNWAGSCWYYLRYLDPADDEQFVDPSLEAYWMGPRSEGDVGGVDLYVGGVEHAVLHLLYARFWHKVLFDLGHVSSEEPFRRLVNQGYISAYAYTDSRGFYVPAADVVERDGAFFYEDQPVDREYGKIGKSLKNMVTPDEMIGAYGADTFRVYEMSTGPLEQSRPWDTKAVVGSQRLLQRVWRVVVDETTGEVRAGEDALPVDTAKALHRAVDGVRDGLATLRFNVAIARIAELTNHLTQAYGQAGPVPRQVCEWLTLLVSPLAPHVADELWSRLSHDGSAAWTPFPVADPALLVDDTVTVVVQVNGKVRAQVAVPADADAAALEAAARADERIVGQLEGKTVRRVIAVPGRLVNFVVG
- a CDS encoding PPOX class F420-dependent oxidoreductase, with protein sequence MSGLPAGRYVALTTYRRTGTPVTTPVWCALDGEARLVWTNPGAGKVKRIRHTVDVLLADCDARGRVRGPHVRGTATLLPADAWPRLDAAMADRYGWQYRLSRLGSSLAARRAGRRGPLGVGIEVRPADPAPEGAEVSPPRS
- a CDS encoding FAD-dependent oxidoreductase, with protein sequence MSLPGRAEVVVVGAGLAGLSVATRLSAAGRDVHLVDAAAHVGGRVTTEEVDGFLVDRGFQVLNTGYPRVAADLDLTALDLGWFWTGAIVRVDGTPHRVVDPRKHPQATLDTVRAPLGNLLQEAAIGAFSARAGYLPVDRLLHARERTAEEALRRARVGEDALERFFRPFLSGVLLESELTTSSRYLDLLWRSFVRGRIGLPARGMRAIGEQLADRLPPEVRHLSTEVLEVSGDRVRTSAGTITAGAVVVATDPDTAARLLAPLPASAPRQVTTHLHVLPASPWDEPLIVLGQPGGRLVNSVVVSDAQPAYSPDGRALVASSTLAPTSEAEVRAEVAQAQGVSVADLEHLTSVTVTGAQPAVTVPLRSRQPIDLGGGLYVCGDHRDTPSIQGAMASGARTARAVLRRLRPVGDGR
- the lipB gene encoding lipoyl(octanoyl) transferase LipB; protein product: MTELQVVRAGTVDYEQAWARQRELHAARVAGTGPDTMLLLEHPSVYTAGRRTLDHEKPQDGTPVVDVDRGGKITWHGPGQLVGYPIVALPDPVDVVAHVRRLEVALMGVCADLGVTVEQVEGRSGVWVRADERGPDRKIAAIGVRVAKGVTMHGFALNCDPDLSAGFGSIIPCGIVDAGVTSLTAELGRDVPVAELLDPVEAAMRAVLTPTLVG
- a CDS encoding protein kinase → MSTPEAPDPVRRRTPVVPGYVLEERLGRGGTGEVWRARPRGGGPPVAVKVLVRGDPDRQTREAELLGQLDHPHLVALHEVVRREVRGGPAEVSLVLDLLEGGSLAQLLARRGRLRPGEVVTAVAPVAAALAHAHERGIVHGDLAPGNVVFTAEGRPVLTDLGVGRVLGEDGDTGGVTPPYVDPVVARGGAPGPASDVFGVAAAAFHALTGVPPWNAAGPADTLTVAAVGEVPDLALLAPEAPPELIAVVVRGLSPHPHLRGTAAAFALDLRHACRPERIAMPRTGVPDADLARTGQVSRTELTHQVRRPQRAHAAPAGEGRVARWRRTGADRVDGPRVVAVTRRVGGALGAVALVVGAVWLGVQWGGTGRADPVPAAQQAAVAPTPTANQATTSAPAPTPGPVPTATPAPADDTATPTDEAGWRAVLEQLYQRRATALVDGTADRLDGVYTADSPLGAQDTAWLEELTVSGADLQSFSPRVLAVTGVQVLPDGSGATVQLVDEVPGYALRGADGAHQDVAARGGAAVALTLARTPDGWRIDTAVATG
- the sucB gene encoding 2-oxoglutarate dehydrogenase, E2 component, dihydrolipoamide succinyltransferase, with the translated sequence MPTSVTMPALGESVTEGTVTRWLKQEGDTVEVDEPLLEVSTDKVDTEIPSPAAGVLTKIVVAEDETVEVGAELAVIGGEDGGSPAADEPATEEPAAEAPAEEPAAEPEPAPAAPAAASGGDSGGSGEGTPVTMPALGESVTEGTVTRWLKAEGDTVELDEPLLEVSTDKVDTEIPSPAAGVLTKILVAEDETVDVGADLAIIGGSGGSGGSSESAPAAEPEKPAAPEQPSATDASGTNDYSGPPASAETTQAEPEPEPAPAASAPAAVSAPAAAPKQAPAPSGDGGGAYVTPLVRRLAAENGVDLSTLTGTGVGGRIRKQDVLAAAEKPAPVETPAAPAAAAPAAAAKPAAGGSPAPAASALRGRTEKLSRLRTVIAKRMVESLQVSAQLTTVVEVDVTRVAKLRAQAKDDFAAREGVKLSFLPFFAKAAIEALKAHPTVNSSLDMEAGTVTYHDAENLGVAVDTERGLLVPVIADAGDLSLAGIARKIADLAERTRTNKITPDELGGGTFTLTNTGSRGALFDTPIINQPQVAILGTGSVVKRAVVVQDADLGEVVAVRSMVYLALSYDHRIVDGADAARFLTTVKERLEAGQFQGELGLS
- a CDS encoding peptidase E — encoded protein: MTASAPTVLATSIGFDSRGRGPYDWSPGPVFDLAFSLAGAPSRPRICHLATATGDDPARVGAFYAAFAGRDVEVSHLSLFPMPTVADVGAHLLAQDVVWVGGGSVVNLLAVWRAHGLDEVFAEAWRAGVVLGGVSAGAICWHTGGSTDSFGPDLAPVTDALGLLPFSTSVHHDSEPHRRPRYRQWVGDRTLPAGYASEDGVGLVYMGTELVEAVADRPGVSGWHVERTPGQPEDGTEVTETRIVPRRLR
- a CDS encoding TIGR01777 family protein — translated: MQIAVTGSSGLVGTELVRTLRADGHDVRRLVRRTPRTADEHRWDPSHGQLDDGVLADVDAVVNLAGVGIGDKRWTDDYKREVVTSRVDSTRTVSSAFAQAAAADPSRPRVLLSASAVGYYGDGGDKVLDETSPAGGDFLADVCVQWEAATEPAEQAGIRVAHLRTGLVLGKGGMMAKLKPLFALGVGGKLGSGDQWWPWISLRDEVDAIRFLLTAEAAGPVNLSGPEPVTNAAFTAALGRVLSRPTLIPVPGFALSLVLGEFAQAGVLGGQRALPRVLMDAGYTFTHGDVESALRWAVAQS